Proteins from a genomic interval of Psychrobacter urativorans:
- the hemP gene encoding hemin uptake protein HemP: MVLSRYLNYRENRLPTLQSQHLFALTKEVRIKHEGEEYRLRLTRNNRLILTK, translated from the coding sequence ATGGTCCTCTCTCGTTACTTAAACTACCGTGAAAATCGCCTACCTACCCTACAATCACAACATTTATTTGCGCTCACTAAAGAGGTACGAATTAAGCATGAAGGTGAAGAATATCGCCTACGCTTAACCCGTAATAATCGCTTAATTTTGACCAAGTAG
- a CDS encoding NUDIX domain-containing protein: MLSYQVQPTSTIVNVAVAVIHYQQQYLLGFRNKTQHQGNRYEFVGGKIEADETARAALIREVSEETGINIKDNVAVKLGRLHHDYGDKHVCLQVYQVALTDAQFAKHQYESHGLEGQPLVWADKNKLLAGDYPLPAANQTILAWLQLPTHLVITYPLAHFSDQSNATAAWLAYQQQHLPQDAWVYIRIKASTVNEQSQEIMLIKQLMDLRPDINGVLPNHHISQMLTTDNQDVHQAYIQNHPHIKAGHLTHTELMQWFSDLKKQPKPNQKDTKCLSIDQPLIISCHDIDSIYAANQLAAIRLKNQQPPVIGMLLSPVLATQSHPDDVPLGWEAWSALAQLADMPVISLGGLSPIMSQQASHYGATSIAGIREFLKD; encoded by the coding sequence ATGCTCAGTTATCAGGTACAACCAACCTCTACAATCGTCAACGTCGCGGTTGCCGTTATTCATTATCAACAACAATATTTACTAGGATTTCGCAATAAAACCCAGCATCAAGGCAATCGTTATGAGTTCGTGGGCGGTAAGATAGAGGCAGATGAGACAGCAAGAGCAGCGTTGATACGAGAGGTGAGTGAAGAGACGGGTATTAATATTAAGGATAATGTCGCTGTTAAGCTTGGGCGTCTGCATCATGATTACGGTGATAAGCACGTGTGCTTACAGGTATATCAAGTGGCATTAACAGATGCGCAGTTTGCCAAGCATCAGTATGAGAGTCACGGGTTAGAGGGACAGCCGCTAGTTTGGGCGGATAAAAATAAGTTGCTGGCAGGCGACTATCCGCTACCCGCTGCGAATCAAACGATTTTGGCATGGTTACAACTGCCAACCCATTTAGTGATTACTTATCCATTAGCGCATTTTAGTGACCAATCAAACGCAACTGCCGCATGGCTTGCTTATCAGCAACAGCATTTACCGCAAGACGCGTGGGTATATATTCGTATTAAAGCCAGTACGGTCAATGAGCAAAGTCAGGAAATAATGCTTATTAAGCAGTTAATGGATTTGCGTCCTGATATAAATGGCGTATTGCCTAATCATCATATTAGCCAAATGCTCACAACGGATAATCAAGACGTTCATCAAGCTTATATTCAAAATCATCCGCATATAAAAGCGGGTCATTTAACCCATACTGAGTTGATGCAATGGTTTAGTGACCTTAAAAAACAGCCCAAACCTAATCAGAAAGATACTAAATGCCTGTCTATAGACCAACCCTTAATCATAAGCTGCCATGATATAGACAGTATTTACGCTGCCAATCAACTTGCTGCGATCCGTCTAAAAAATCAGCAACCACCCGTTATTGGAATGCTACTATCACCGGTATTAGCGACGCAAAGCCATCCTGATGACGTACCACTCGGATGGGAGGCGTGGTCGGCATTGGCGCAACTGGCTGATATGCCCGTTATCTCGTTGGGTGGTCTATCACCAATAATGTCGCAACAAGCCAGCCATTATGGAGCGACAAGTATTGCCGGTATTCGCGAGTTTTTAAAAGATTAA